A window of the Henckelia pumila isolate YLH828 chromosome 3, ASM3356847v2, whole genome shotgun sequence genome harbors these coding sequences:
- the LOC140887988 gene encoding synaptotagmin-5-like isoform X1 → MSFVAGLVIGLIFGLALIVAFVRSENARSKRRSDLATTIAAFARMTVEDSRKILSPEHYPSWVVFSQRQKLTWLNHQLEKIWPYVDEAASELIKANVEPILEQYRPTILASLTFSRFTLGTVAPQFTGVTIVEEGSEGITMELEMQWDGNPSIILDIKTYVGVALPVQVKNIGFTGIFRLIFRPLVDEFPCFGAVCFSLRKKKKLDFTLKVIGGDISTIPGLSDAIESTIKDAVEDSITWPVRKVIPIIPGDYSDLELKPVGILEVKLVQAKDLTNKDIIGKSDPFAVLYVRPLRDRTKKSRTINNQLNPVWNEHFEFVIEDASTQHLTVKIYDEEGLQSAELIGCAQIQLTELQPGKVKDVWLKLVKDLDIQRDNKNRGQVHLELLYCPHGMKNGFTNPFAQKFSLTSLEKVLKSGAEGKDAVENGGEVNRRKEVYVRGVLSVTVVSAEDLPPADLMGKADPYVVLSLKKTQARNKTRVVNENLNPVWNQTFDFVVEDGLHDMLILEVWDHDTFGKDYMGGCILTLTRVLMEGEYSDAIPLDGAKSGILNLHLKWTPQPIYRDS, encoded by the exons ATGTCATTTGTAGCAGGTTTAGTGATTGGATTAATCTTCGGTCTTGCTTTGATCGTTGCTTTTGTTCGTTCTGAAAATGCACGATCCAAACGGCGCTCTGATCTT GCTACTACGATTGCGGCGTTTGCTAGAATGACTGTGGAAGATTCGAGAAAGATACTGTCTCCTGAGCACTATCCTTCTTGGGTTGTGTTCTCACAGCGGCAaaag TTAACCTGGCTTAATCATCAGCTGGAGAAGATTTGGCCCTATGTTGATGAG GCTGCCTCTGAGCTTATAAAGGCAAACGTGGAGCCAATTCTAGAGCAATATCGGCCAACGATATTGGCATCCTTAACATTCTCTAGGTTCACTCTTGGAACAGTAGCACCACAATTCACAG GAGTTACAATTGTTGAAGAAGGGAGTGAAGGCATCACCATGGAGTTGGAGATGCAGTGGGATGGGAACCCAAGTATTATACTTGATATTAAGACTTACGTCGGTGTCGCTCTACCTGTACAG GTGAAGAATATTGGATTTACTGGCATCTTTAGACTGATTTTCAGACCGCTGGTGGACGAGTTTCCTTGCTTTGGAGCAGTTTGTTTTTCTTTACGGAAAAAG AAAAAGCTGGATTTCACACTCAAAGTTATTGGAGGAGACATATCAACAATACCTGGCTTATCTGATGCTATTGAG AGCACCATAAAGGATGCTGTTGAAGATTCTATTACATGGCCTGTTCGGAAAGTTATCCCAATAATACCTGGAGATTATAG TGACCTTGAACTGAAGCCTGTCGGAATTTTGGAGGTGAAACTTGTACAAGCGAAGGATTTAACAAATAAAGATATTATAGGAAAATCTGATCCTTTTGCGGTGTTATATGTGCGACCTTTGCGTGATAGGACAAAGAAAAGCCGGACAATT AACAATCAGTTGAATCCAGTCTGGAATGAACATTTTGAGTTTGTAATTGAAGATGCATCTACTCAACATTTGACTGTAAAAATCTATGATGAAGAAGGGCTTCAGTCAGCTGAGCTAATTGGTTGTGCTCAAATCCAGCTAACTGAGCTTCAGCCAGGCAAGGTGAAGGATGTGTGGTTGAAATTGGTAAAAGACTTGGACATTCAGAGAGACAATAAGAATAGGGGGCAG GTCCACTTGGAGCTTCTTTATTGCCCTCATGGCATGAAAAATGGTTTTACCAATCCCTTTGCCCAGAAGTTTTCGTTGACTTCCTTGGAGAAGGTCCTAAAAAGTGGAGCGGAAGGGAAAGACGCAGTTGAAAACGGTGGTGAAGTCAACAGAAGGAAGGAGGTCTACGTGAGAGGTGTACTTTCTGTTACTGTGGTATCCGCTGAAGACCTGCCACCAGCAGATCTAATGGGGAAGGCAGACCCCTATGTGGTTCTCTCTTTGAAAAAAACTCAAGCGAGAAACAAAACGAGG GTTGTGAACGAGAATCTAAATCCAGTCTGGAACCAGActtttgattttgttgttgaaGATGGATTACATGATATGCTAATTCTGGAAGTGTGGGACCATGACACATTCGGAAAG GATTATATGGGAGGATGCATCTTGACATTGACTCGGGTTCTAATGGAAGGCGAATATTCGGATGCCATTCCTTTGGATGGTGCTAAATCAGGGATCCTCAACTTGCATCTCAAATGGACTCCACAACCTATTTACAGGGACTCCTAA
- the LOC140887988 gene encoding synaptotagmin-5-like isoform X2 codes for MELEMQWDGNPSIILDIKTYVGVALPVQVKNIGFTGIFRLIFRPLVDEFPCFGAVCFSLRKKKKLDFTLKVIGGDISTIPGLSDAIESTIKDAVEDSITWPVRKVIPIIPGDYSDLELKPVGILEVKLVQAKDLTNKDIIGKSDPFAVLYVRPLRDRTKKSRTINNQLNPVWNEHFEFVIEDASTQHLTVKIYDEEGLQSAELIGCAQIQLTELQPGKVKDVWLKLVKDLDIQRDNKNRGQVHLELLYCPHGMKNGFTNPFAQKFSLTSLEKVLKSGAEGKDAVENGGEVNRRKEVYVRGVLSVTVVSAEDLPPADLMGKADPYVVLSLKKTQARNKTRVVNENLNPVWNQTFDFVVEDGLHDMLILEVWDHDTFGKDYMGGCILTLTRVLMEGEYSDAIPLDGAKSGILNLHLKWTPQPIYRDS; via the exons ATGGAGTTGGAGATGCAGTGGGATGGGAACCCAAGTATTATACTTGATATTAAGACTTACGTCGGTGTCGCTCTACCTGTACAG GTGAAGAATATTGGATTTACTGGCATCTTTAGACTGATTTTCAGACCGCTGGTGGACGAGTTTCCTTGCTTTGGAGCAGTTTGTTTTTCTTTACGGAAAAAG AAAAAGCTGGATTTCACACTCAAAGTTATTGGAGGAGACATATCAACAATACCTGGCTTATCTGATGCTATTGAG AGCACCATAAAGGATGCTGTTGAAGATTCTATTACATGGCCTGTTCGGAAAGTTATCCCAATAATACCTGGAGATTATAG TGACCTTGAACTGAAGCCTGTCGGAATTTTGGAGGTGAAACTTGTACAAGCGAAGGATTTAACAAATAAAGATATTATAGGAAAATCTGATCCTTTTGCGGTGTTATATGTGCGACCTTTGCGTGATAGGACAAAGAAAAGCCGGACAATT AACAATCAGTTGAATCCAGTCTGGAATGAACATTTTGAGTTTGTAATTGAAGATGCATCTACTCAACATTTGACTGTAAAAATCTATGATGAAGAAGGGCTTCAGTCAGCTGAGCTAATTGGTTGTGCTCAAATCCAGCTAACTGAGCTTCAGCCAGGCAAGGTGAAGGATGTGTGGTTGAAATTGGTAAAAGACTTGGACATTCAGAGAGACAATAAGAATAGGGGGCAG GTCCACTTGGAGCTTCTTTATTGCCCTCATGGCATGAAAAATGGTTTTACCAATCCCTTTGCCCAGAAGTTTTCGTTGACTTCCTTGGAGAAGGTCCTAAAAAGTGGAGCGGAAGGGAAAGACGCAGTTGAAAACGGTGGTGAAGTCAACAGAAGGAAGGAGGTCTACGTGAGAGGTGTACTTTCTGTTACTGTGGTATCCGCTGAAGACCTGCCACCAGCAGATCTAATGGGGAAGGCAGACCCCTATGTGGTTCTCTCTTTGAAAAAAACTCAAGCGAGAAACAAAACGAGG GTTGTGAACGAGAATCTAAATCCAGTCTGGAACCAGActtttgattttgttgttgaaGATGGATTACATGATATGCTAATTCTGGAAGTGTGGGACCATGACACATTCGGAAAG GATTATATGGGAGGATGCATCTTGACATTGACTCGGGTTCTAATGGAAGGCGAATATTCGGATGCCATTCCTTTGGATGGTGCTAAATCAGGGATCCTCAACTTGCATCTCAAATGGACTCCACAACCTATTTACAGGGACTCCTAA